From a single Deltaproteobacteria bacterium genomic region:
- a CDS encoding DUF1329 domain-containing protein, with protein HVEWPRAYKEATEKYASQVKLTADGRTMENYVAGQPFPNPDGKDPQFVIKVMFNYDYGYVNGLDDTDLRNFDADTGAIADHGPLTVERHFLL; from the coding sequence GCACGTCGAGTGGCCGCGGGCGTACAAGGAAGCCACGGAGAAATATGCTTCCCAGGTGAAGCTCACGGCCGACGGCCGGACGATGGAGAACTACGTCGCCGGACAGCCGTTCCCCAACCCCGACGGGAAGGACCCGCAGTTCGTGATCAAGGTCATGTTCAACTACGACTACGGGTACGTGAACGGCCTCGACGACACGGACCTCAGGAACTTCGACGCCGACACGGGCGCGATCGCCGACCACGGGCCGCTCACCGTCGAGCGCCACTTCCTCCTGG